DNA sequence from the Dethiosulfovibrio salsuginis genome:
CGCGAAGCTCTCTTTCATCGTCTCGGTATCTCCAGCCGGCGACATGGTGACCGATCCGTCCGCTGGGGCGTATTTTCTGAAGACCTCTTCCATCTGGACTATGCCCTCTCCCGGGGCGATTCCGCTCGTGTTAGCCCCTATTTCTAAGGATCTTTGTCTGTTGTGTCTCTTTATGACGTTAGGTGCCAGCTCCATCTGAGGGGTTATGAGCCCCGGTAGCTTGATGAGGCTGCCGTCCCCTCCTCTGATCGCTATGTCCGAGACCTTGTCGGGAGTGTTTCTGTCCCCTTCGTCCGCCCTGAGTCGGATGTCGTATCGATATCCGCCTTCTTTGTAGCTTCCGGCGTTGGTCCCTCCAAAGTAGGTCTTTATCTCAGTTGAGAGGCTGCGGATGCTTATCCCCAGGTCGTCTGCCAGGTTTCGATCTATAGCCAGGTTTATCCTGGGTTTGTTCATCCTAAGGTCGGTCGTTATGTCCACCAGGCCGGTGCTTCCCTTGAGGAGGTCTGCTTTCATCGATTCTCCTATTTTGGCAAGCTCCTCAGAGCTGTTACCCTGGAGCACCAGGGATATATCCGATCCTCCCCAGTTGCCCATTATAACGTCGACGTCTCGATAGACCGAGAATTTCTTCCTGTATTCCCCCATTATAGCGTTGACAGGAGGCCTTTGGTCTCTGGGGACAAGCTCAATGTTGAGGGTTCCCTTGTAGACCTCGCCGCCCTGGCCTGATCCAGCCGTCCCGTAGGTGTATACAACTCTGGGGTCTTTCCCCACCAGGTTTCCCGCCTTGAGGAGGAACGCCTCAGTCTGCTGGAGGGATGCGTCAGCCGGAAGCTCAAAGTCTATCTTAAATCTTCCTTTGTCTTCGCTTGGGAAAAATTCTGTGCCAAGCTTTGTTGACATCCATATACCCGATGCGAAAACACCTATGCCGACGGCGATGGTGATGATTTTGTGCCGTACCGCCGCTTTGAGGAGCCCCGAGTAGAGTCTTTCAAGGCCGATAAGAGGGGCCTCCATGATCCGAGATAGCCTGGTGTCACTCTGTCTTCCCAGTATCCTGGAGCACAGGAATGGAGTCAGGGTCAAGGAGAGGCAGAGGGATATGAGAATGGTCATGGCTACGGTTATGCCGAAGGTGTAGAAGAAGCGTCCTATGATGCCGCTCATGAAGGCAACGGGCAAAAACACAGCCATAGTGGTCGCCGCTCCCGCTAAGACGGAGAATCCGACCTCCGATGTGCCGTCCGCCGCCGATCTTATGCCCGTTTTGCCCATCTCCCTGTGGCGATGTACGTTCTCCATGACGACGGTAGTGCTGTCCACCACCATCCCGACCGCCAAGGACAGGCCGAGCATGCTCATGTTGTTTATGGTTATCCCCATGGATTTCAGGACCACCATGCTTCCCAGCAGGCAGACCGGTATCGTTACAACCGCCACGAAGGTAGCCCTTATGGTCCGCAGGAACAGGAACATTATGACCGACGTCATCATTATTCCTATCAGGATGTCTCCCTTTACGCCGCTCATAGATCTTTGAATGAACCGTGATGAATCCTGAACTACCTCAAGGGTTACGCCCTTAGGTGCGGTTGCCTGTAGTTTGTCCACCATCTTTCTGACATCCTGGGCCAAAGCTACCTCGTTGGTGCCCCTTTGCTTTCTTATCTGGATCAGTATGGTGGGATCTCCGTTGAAAAGCGCTACGCTCCTTTTGTCGGTGAAGCCGTCCTCGACCCTGGCGACGTCCCTGAGCCTGACCAGTGCTCCGTCCACTCTGGCCACCACCATGTCCTTCAGTGCGTCTATGGAGGTGTACTCCCCTGCCAACCTTATGCCGTATTCCTGGGAGTCCGATTCTATTCTGCCCGCCGGGAGCTCTACGTGCTTTTCGTGGATGGCGTTTTTGACGTCAGTAGCTGTGAGGTCTCTGGCCTGTAGGGCGGCTGGATTGAGCCATATCCTTATCTCCCTTTCCCTGAGCCCGACGGTCTGAGCGTTGCCGACCCCTTTGACCGTCTGGAGTCTCTGCTTGGCCACCTTGTCGACGTAGGTCGCGGTGGTTTTCTCGTCCGAGTCGCTCTTGACCGCTATGGTCATAACTGCCATGTCCGAAAAACTGAACTTGTCGACCACAGGGTCGTCGGCCTCGTCAGGAAGACTTCCCTTTGCCAGGTTGACCTTGGCCCTGACGTCCGAGGCAGCCACGTCCACGTCCTTGTCAAGTTCGAACTCTATGGCTATAATCGACGAGCCCTCGTAGCTGCTGGAGTCGATGTTCTTTATGCCGTCTATGGTATTTATCCGTTCCTCCAGGACGTCGGTCACGTCGTTGTCCATGACCGCAGGGCTGGCCCCTTCCATGGTGGTGGTCACCATTACGAAGGGGAAGTCCACGTTAGGCATCCTCTCCACTCCCATTGTGTTGAGTGAAAACAGTCCAAAGATTATCAGGGCCAAGGTGGCTATGATAACCGTCACCGGACGTTTCAGCGCAGTCTCTATGAGGCCTCTCATTCTCTATCTCCCCGTTTCACTATGCCGTCGAATAACAGGGACCTGAAAGTCCCTATTAGCTTTTCCCTGTCCATAGGCTTTTCAAAAAGCGTTACCTGTCTCATCGCCTCTATTATCCCGCCCTGTATCATCGTAGCTGCGGCCCCAGGATCTACGTCTTTAATCTCTCCGGAGCTTATCCCCTCGGTTATAAG
Encoded proteins:
- a CDS encoding efflux RND transporter permease subunit, whose translation is MRGLIETALKRPVTVIIATLALIIFGLFSLNTMGVERMPNVDFPFVMVTTTMEGASPAVMDNDVTDVLEERINTIDGIKNIDSSSYEGSSIIAIEFELDKDVDVAASDVRAKVNLAKGSLPDEADDPVVDKFSFSDMAVMTIAVKSDSDEKTTATYVDKVAKQRLQTVKGVGNAQTVGLREREIRIWLNPAALQARDLTATDVKNAIHEKHVELPAGRIESDSQEYGIRLAGEYTSIDALKDMVVARVDGALVRLRDVARVEDGFTDKRSVALFNGDPTILIQIRKQRGTNEVALAQDVRKMVDKLQATAPKGVTLEVVQDSSRFIQRSMSGVKGDILIGIMMTSVIMFLFLRTIRATFVAVVTIPVCLLGSMVVLKSMGITINNMSMLGLSLAVGMVVDSTTVVMENVHRHREMGKTGIRSAADGTSEVGFSVLAGAATTMAVFLPVAFMSGIIGRFFYTFGITVAMTILISLCLSLTLTPFLCSRILGRQSDTRLSRIMEAPLIGLERLYSGLLKAAVRHKIITIAVGIGVFASGIWMSTKLGTEFFPSEDKGRFKIDFELPADASLQQTEAFLLKAGNLVGKDPRVVYTYGTAGSGQGGEVYKGTLNIELVPRDQRPPVNAIMGEYRKKFSVYRDVDVIMGNWGGSDISLVLQGNSSEELAKIGESMKADLLKGSTGLVDITTDLRMNKPRINLAIDRNLADDLGISIRSLSTEIKTYFGGTNAGSYKEGGYRYDIRLRADEGDRNTPDKVSDIAIRGGDGSLIKLPGLITPQMELAPNVIKRHNRQRSLEIGANTSGIAPGEGIVQMEEVFRKYAPADGSVTMSPAGDTETMKESFASLVTALAFAIMLVYMVMAVQFESFLHPLTVMFSLPLMTAGAFGLLLLVNVRLSVMSFMGIILLVGIVVNNAILLVDFTNQRREQGLDKVSAILEAAPLRMRPILMTTCSTMVGMLPIALGLSEGGEIRQPMSVAVIGGLITSTLLTLVVIPVIYLIVDDISDKTKRMFSKISAVIRGRRMAASGNLPKRSITLERSEQAQ